A part of Misgurnus anguillicaudatus chromosome 6, ASM2758022v2, whole genome shotgun sequence genomic DNA contains:
- the dkk3b gene encoding dickkopf-related protein 3b, translating into MLKFVLLSLCVGLAMGSTVDRGGHLDISETLEAHVAQGQSTLNEMFREVEKLMEDTKHKLEEAVHQMENESSKALHARNLPDSFHNETTTEIKIGNRTIQLIERIDKETDRKTGKTQISRTLIQGPSRWNEVDHECMIDEDCEEGSYCLYEIITSKCVPCQTTNMECLKDEECCGEQLCVWGVCAQNRTKGQSGTICQYQSDCSPQHCCAFHKALLFPVCRPKPQEGQGCHDHPNQLMDLMLWDEEGPREHCPCAAGLHCQPLGKNSACVDERNSSGEGTERFDRN; encoded by the exons ATGCTGAAGTTTGTGTTATTGTCTCTTTGTGTGGGTTTGGCGATGGGCAGCACAGTGGACAGAGGAGGACATCTGGACATCAGTGAGACCCTGGAGGCGCATGTAGCGCAGGGACAGAGCACTTTAAACGAGATGTTCAGAGAGGTGGAAAAACTGATGGAGGACACCAAACACAAACTTGAAGAGGCTGTGCACCAG ATGGAGAACGAGTCTTCAAAAGCATTACATGCACGCAACCTACCGGACAGTTTTCACAATGAAACTACAACAGAGATTAAGATTGGCAATCGGACAATCCAGCTGATAGAGAGGATTGATAAG GAAACAGACCGTAAGACTGGGAAAACTCAAATTTCCAGAACTCTCATTCAGGGCCCCAGCCGATGGAATGAAGTAGATCAT GAGTGTATGATTGATGAAGATTGTGAAGAAGGAAGCTACTGTCTGTATGAAATTATCACCTCTAAATGTGTCCCGTGCCAGACGACTAATATG GAGTGCTTAAAAGATGAGGAGTGTTGCGGCGAGCAGCTGTGTGTTTGGGGCGTTTGTGCTCAGAATCGAACCAAAGGACAATCCGGAACAATCTGTCAGTACCAGAGCGACTGTAGTCCTCAACACTGCTGTGCCTTTCACAAAG CCCTCCTCTTCCCCGTGTGTCGACCTAAGCCACAGGAAGGCCAGGGCTGTCACGACCACCCTAACCAATTAATGGATCTCATGCTGTGGGACGAGGAGGGACCACGCGAGCACTGTCCTTGTGCTGCAGGCCTGCACTGTCAGCCTCTCGG